Proteins found in one Nocardia brasiliensis ATCC 700358 genomic segment:
- a CDS encoding inositol monophosphatase family protein, whose translation MSGHYTSGEPVGNQPETCCMGVFSALTTSRRSRSARVGVPSGFVSIGSKRPAISLPSEDQLVRRAPLSDVGSLWKALDEQLLPLLGGYRKNLASLQVDRKADDTLLSEADLATQTAIIETIQRHYPGSRFVAEEDEAELPSSGEPTWIIDPIDGTSEFVSPDGREFCSVVCLLDAGVPAAAYVLAPELGAGRTPIAIHWSGEVLVNGQQAPQLTAAAKPRRASVTRSKGSTPRKFEAALADTGCAMKLRTTSQTLDMVRTCIDLTAWTQAPDQQFDLFYRPNQKVWDGAAGIGLATAMGRTATDGDGRSPLPLQPQFLAQREPTFAETIAGETDSVRWFVQILAESRSG comes from the coding sequence TTGTCCGGACACTACACATCAGGCGAACCGGTGGGCAACCAACCTGAAACCTGTTGCATGGGAGTCTTTTCGGCGCTGACCACGTCGAGGAGGAGCCGAAGTGCGCGAGTCGGCGTTCCCTCCGGATTCGTGAGCATCGGCTCAAAGAGGCCGGCGATTTCGCTACCCTCAGAGGACCAACTCGTGCGGAGGGCTCCCTTGAGCGATGTCGGATCGTTGTGGAAGGCATTGGACGAGCAGTTGCTGCCGTTGCTCGGCGGGTATCGGAAGAATCTCGCATCGTTGCAAGTAGATCGGAAGGCCGACGACACGTTGCTGTCGGAGGCGGATCTCGCGACGCAGACGGCGATCATCGAGACCATTCAACGGCACTATCCGGGGTCTCGGTTCGTCGCGGAGGAGGACGAGGCCGAGCTACCGAGTTCGGGCGAGCCGACCTGGATCATCGATCCGATCGACGGCACGAGCGAGTTCGTGTCGCCGGACGGGCGTGAATTCTGCAGTGTCGTGTGTCTTCTCGACGCGGGTGTGCCTGCGGCCGCCTATGTGCTCGCACCCGAATTAGGCGCAGGCCGGACGCCGATCGCGATCCACTGGTCCGGGGAGGTCCTCGTGAACGGGCAACAGGCCCCGCAGTTGACTGCGGCGGCGAAACCGCGACGAGCGTCCGTCACACGCAGTAAGGGTTCGACGCCTCGGAAGTTCGAGGCCGCGCTCGCGGATACCGGGTGCGCGATGAAGCTTCGCACCACCTCGCAGACGCTCGACATGGTTCGCACCTGCATCGACCTGACCGCGTGGACACAGGCGCCGGACCAGCAATTCGATCTGTTCTACCGCCCGAACCAGAAGGTCTGGGACGGGGCGGCGGGCATCGGGCTGGCCACGGCCATGGGCCGCACGGCGACCGATGGCGACGGGCGGAGCCCACTACCGCTGCAACCGCAGTTTCTCGCGCAGCGCGAACCGACGTTCGCCGAAACCATTGCGGGCGAAACGGATTCGGTTCGGTGGTTCGTCCAGATACTGGCGGAGTCGCGGAGCGGTTGA
- a CDS encoding type II toxin-antitoxin system HipA family toxin, whose amino-acid sequence MSDLTQLRHVEAADVYKADRLAGHLRRERDDVVFTYAEPYLADSATPSVAFTLPKWAGVYRSTGGSVPAFFAGLLPEGLRLTAITTAARTSEDDHLSILLAVGADTIGDVRVLPAGADPTDPAPLFDQTDTARADFKALFSRATSADTDALDRTALPGVQIKVSAQMISTPVSTTRGPAILKLNPPEYPFLVENENFFLDMAGACGLRVPNHHLATDGNGRTALFISRFDRVDEHGEIRRLAQEDACQVLGRYPAAKYRITLQEAIKALADAVTAGRGSAPFAVLTMLEIAAFSYLIGNGDLHGKNLSVRQSPDGIWEVTPAYDLLSSQPYLNWADPMALSLYGRDAKLTYRWWKEAATRMGVTERAIKRSMTRIVDASEPWIDRIADIGFDDKTTSHLTTLITDRRRELRP is encoded by the coding sequence GTGAGCGACCTTACCCAGCTTCGCCACGTCGAAGCAGCCGACGTCTACAAAGCTGACAGACTCGCCGGCCACCTCCGTCGAGAACGCGACGATGTCGTATTCACATACGCCGAACCCTATCTCGCTGACTCAGCGACGCCGTCAGTAGCGTTCACCTTGCCGAAGTGGGCGGGGGTGTACCGCTCGACCGGCGGATCCGTGCCAGCCTTCTTCGCTGGGCTACTGCCGGAAGGTCTACGACTGACAGCGATCACCACCGCTGCCCGGACAAGCGAGGACGATCATCTCAGCATCCTGCTCGCCGTCGGTGCCGACACGATAGGCGATGTTCGGGTGTTGCCCGCTGGAGCGGATCCCACCGATCCAGCTCCGCTGTTCGACCAGACCGACACGGCGAGAGCAGATTTCAAGGCGTTGTTCTCCCGCGCCACCTCCGCCGACACTGACGCGCTCGACCGGACCGCGTTACCTGGAGTCCAAATCAAGGTATCCGCCCAAATGATCTCGACGCCGGTTTCCACTACCCGAGGCCCGGCCATCCTCAAATTGAATCCGCCTGAATATCCCTTCCTGGTCGAGAACGAGAACTTCTTTCTCGACATGGCAGGCGCGTGCGGACTCCGAGTTCCGAACCACCATCTGGCCACCGATGGCAACGGGCGCACCGCGTTGTTCATCAGTCGATTCGACCGCGTCGACGAACACGGCGAGATTCGCCGTCTCGCGCAAGAAGACGCTTGCCAAGTACTCGGCCGCTACCCTGCCGCAAAGTACCGAATCACGTTGCAAGAAGCCATCAAAGCCCTCGCTGACGCAGTCACCGCCGGCCGTGGCTCCGCCCCCTTCGCCGTTCTGACTATGCTCGAAATCGCAGCCTTCAGCTACCTCATCGGCAATGGCGATCTTCACGGCAAAAACCTTTCCGTACGCCAAAGCCCTGACGGCATATGGGAAGTCACCCCAGCCTACGACCTACTCAGTAGCCAGCCCTACCTGAACTGGGCCGACCCCATGGCACTGTCACTGTACGGGCGCGACGCCAAGCTGACCTACCGCTGGTGGAAAGAAGCCGCAACCCGCATGGGTGTTACCGAGCGCGCCATCAAACGCAGCATGACGCGCATCGTCGACGCATCCGAACCATGGATCGACCGGATCGCAGACATCGGCTTCGACGACAAGACGACCAGCCACCTCACAACACTGATCACCGATCGCCGCCGCGAACTCCGGCCTTAA
- a CDS encoding phosphatidate cytidylyltransferase, giving the protein MSDGTIVAENAAATGAAEEPMPVDGTAEARQEHVRDAEASGHEALAGATVGSGVSGAEWSATGGEAAVVAADEHDPEAHGPQAVVAGAPASGSRAGRNLPAALAVGFGLGLSLIAILLFVPKVFIGVVGVAVGVATWEVAKRLREADVLVPRIPLIVGGQAVFWLGWPYGASGVAGAFAATTLTCMVWRLFDHGLQTAPRNFLRDTAITIFTLAWIPLLASFATLLLLEDDGNLRVLTFMILVVCSDVGGYVAGVLFGRHPMVPSISPKKSWEGFGGSLVFSVIGGLLTVTLLLDANSMIGVVLGVGLVLVATCGDLIESQIKRELGIKDMGTLLPGHGGIMDRLDSMLPSAFVSWLVLSTLL; this is encoded by the coding sequence TTGAGCGACGGGACAATCGTGGCCGAGAACGCCGCCGCGACCGGTGCGGCAGAGGAGCCGATGCCGGTGGACGGTACAGCTGAAGCGAGGCAGGAGCACGTGCGCGATGCGGAAGCATCTGGTCACGAGGCTCTAGCCGGCGCGACGGTCGGCTCGGGGGTCTCGGGGGCCGAATGGTCCGCGACCGGGGGTGAAGCCGCCGTGGTCGCTGCCGATGAGCACGATCCCGAGGCGCACGGCCCGCAGGCCGTGGTCGCCGGCGCGCCGGCGTCCGGTTCGCGGGCCGGCCGGAACCTGCCCGCGGCGCTGGCGGTCGGGTTCGGGCTCGGCCTCTCGCTCATCGCGATCCTGTTGTTCGTGCCGAAGGTGTTCATCGGTGTCGTCGGCGTCGCGGTCGGCGTCGCCACCTGGGAGGTCGCCAAACGGCTGCGCGAGGCCGACGTGCTGGTCCCGCGCATCCCGCTCATCGTGGGCGGGCAGGCGGTGTTCTGGCTGGGCTGGCCGTACGGGGCCAGCGGTGTCGCCGGTGCGTTCGCGGCGACCACGCTGACCTGCATGGTGTGGCGCCTGTTCGATCACGGCTTGCAGACCGCGCCACGAAACTTCCTGCGCGACACCGCCATCACGATCTTCACGCTGGCCTGGATCCCCCTGCTCGCCTCCTTCGCCACTCTGCTGCTGCTCGAAGACGACGGCAACCTGCGGGTGCTGACCTTCATGATCCTGGTCGTCTGCTCCGACGTCGGCGGCTACGTCGCGGGCGTTCTGTTCGGCAGGCATCCGATGGTGCCGTCGATCAGCCCGAAGAAGTCCTGGGAAGGTTTCGGCGGGTCGCTCGTCTTCAGCGTCATCGGCGGCCTGCTCACCGTCACGCTGCTGCTCGACGCCAACTCGATGATCGGCGTCGTGCTCGGCGTCGGCCTCGTGCTCGTCGCCACCTGCGGTGACCTGATCGAATCCCAGATCAAACGCGAACTCGGCATCAAGGACATGGGCACCCTGCTGCCCGGGCACGGCGGCATCATGGACCGCCTCGACTCGATGCTCCCCTCCGCTTTCGTCTCCTGGTTGGTCCTGAGCACCCTGCTCTGA
- the frr gene encoding ribosome recycling factor, producing the protein MIEEALFDAEEKMEKAVSVAKDDLGSIRTGRANPGMFSRIVVDYYGSPTPITQISSITVPEPRMVVIKPYEQAQLGAIETAIRNSDLGVNPTNNGDIIRISVPQLTEERRRELAKQAKGKGEDAKVSIRNVRRKAMDELSRIQKDGEAGEDEVGRAEKDLDKTTAKYVGQIDELVKHKEAELLEV; encoded by the coding sequence GTGATTGAAGAAGCGCTCTTCGACGCCGAGGAGAAGATGGAAAAGGCTGTCTCGGTGGCGAAGGACGATCTCGGATCCATTCGCACCGGGCGGGCCAATCCGGGCATGTTCTCCCGGATCGTGGTCGACTACTACGGTTCGCCGACGCCCATCACCCAGATATCCAGCATCACCGTGCCTGAGCCGCGCATGGTCGTGATCAAGCCCTATGAGCAAGCTCAGCTCGGCGCGATCGAAACCGCCATCCGCAACTCGGATCTCGGCGTGAACCCCACGAACAACGGTGACATCATTCGGATTTCGGTGCCGCAGCTGACCGAGGAGCGCCGCCGCGAACTGGCCAAGCAGGCCAAGGGCAAGGGTGAGGACGCGAAGGTGTCGATCCGCAATGTCCGCCGCAAAGCCATGGACGAACTGTCGCGCATCCAGAAGGATGGCGAGGCGGGGGAGGACGAGGTCGGGCGCGCCGAGAAAGACCTCGACAAGACCACCGCCAAGTATGTCGGCCAGATCGACGAACTGGTCAAGCACAAGGAAGCGGAACTGCTCGAGGTCTGA
- a CDS encoding helix-turn-helix domain-containing protein, whose amino-acid sequence MTRPKPRRRPKEQTGPLASFGALTAERRRSLGLTQLDLADLADVGVSSVRTLEAGQTSPTLTITLRILDALGLTLVCMPHADAPKGTTGTVIELSSAEALR is encoded by the coding sequence GTGACAAGGCCGAAACCTCGACGCCGCCCCAAAGAGCAAACGGGGCCGCTCGCCTCCTTCGGAGCGCTCACTGCAGAGCGGCGGCGCAGTCTCGGCCTCACTCAGCTCGACCTAGCAGATCTGGCCGACGTCGGTGTTTCGTCGGTGCGCACGCTGGAAGCGGGACAAACGTCCCCGACGCTGACGATCACGCTACGCATTCTCGATGCGCTCGGACTCACGCTCGTCTGCATGCCCCACGCAGACGCCCCGAAGGGGACTACTGGCACCGTCATCGAATTGAGCAGTGCCGAGGCGCTGCGGTGA
- the pyrH gene encoding UMP kinase yields MTDPGNDRPGYRRVLLKLGGEMFGGGRVGLDPDVVEAVAEQIAEVVATGVQVAVVIGGGNFFRGAELEERGMERARSDYMGMLGTVMNSLALQDFLQKQGIETRVQTAITMGQVAEPYLPLRAKRHLEKGRVVIFGAGMGMPYFSTDTTAAQRALEIGAEVVLMAKAVDGVFTADPKVDENATMFSEITHKEVIEQGLKVADATAFSLCMDNQMPMLVFNLLTKGNIARAVAGEKIGTLVRS; encoded by the coding sequence ATGACGGACCCGGGGAACGACCGCCCAGGATATCGCCGGGTACTTCTCAAATTGGGTGGCGAGATGTTCGGCGGCGGCAGGGTGGGGCTCGACCCGGACGTCGTGGAAGCGGTCGCCGAGCAGATCGCCGAGGTCGTCGCGACCGGCGTGCAGGTGGCCGTGGTGATCGGCGGCGGCAACTTCTTCCGCGGCGCCGAGCTCGAGGAGCGCGGCATGGAGCGGGCCCGTTCGGACTACATGGGCATGCTCGGTACCGTGATGAACAGCCTTGCGCTGCAAGACTTTCTGCAAAAGCAGGGGATCGAGACCCGGGTGCAGACCGCGATCACCATGGGTCAGGTCGCCGAGCCCTACCTCCCGTTGCGCGCCAAGCGGCATCTGGAGAAGGGGCGCGTGGTGATCTTCGGTGCGGGCATGGGCATGCCGTACTTCTCCACCGATACGACCGCCGCGCAACGTGCGCTGGAGATCGGCGCCGAGGTGGTGCTGATGGCGAAGGCGGTCGACGGGGTGTTCACCGCCGACCCGAAGGTGGACGAGAACGCCACGATGTTCTCCGAGATCACCCACAAAGAGGTCATCGAACAAGGTCTCAAGGTGGCCGACGCGACGGCCTTCAGTCTCTGTATGGACAACCAGATGCCGATGCTGGTGTTCAATTTGTTGACCAAGGGCAATATCGCCCGGGCGGTCGCCGGTGAGAAGATCGGCACATTGGTTCGGTCCTGA
- a CDS encoding C-terminal helicase domain-containing protein: MCSVRTTSLRNALPAGATIGVVTPFARQAALIRRKLRGVESVRVGTAHTFQGGECDAIIFSLVAADGIGSGALAFLDEQANLWNVAITRARAHLFIVGSSDFWVRRGGLGRRLHDEIAVARGDVAWQHGDELRDLLHQRLKQDGCQVDLAVRRSGYVMDALVTTGTGAETAVVLDTGAASAAEFARHLRLQQRRAALLTAPDTQREGYRLPAWQLFANRPTPQVEA, translated from the coding sequence ATGTGTAGTGTCCGGACAACGTCCCTGCGCAACGCCCTGCCGGCTGGCGCGACCATCGGCGTCGTCACCCCGTTCGCCCGGCAGGCCGCACTGATTCGCCGCAAGCTACGAGGGGTGGAATCCGTTCGCGTCGGCACCGCCCACACCTTCCAAGGCGGCGAGTGCGACGCGATCATCTTCAGCCTGGTGGCTGCCGACGGGATCGGTTCCGGCGCACTGGCTTTCCTGGATGAGCAGGCGAACCTGTGGAACGTCGCGATCACCCGGGCGCGAGCGCACCTGTTCATCGTCGGCAGTAGCGATTTCTGGGTGCGCCGGGGCGGCCTCGGCCGTCGACTGCACGATGAAATCGCCGTTGCGCGTGGCGATGTCGCGTGGCAGCACGGCGACGAGTTGCGTGACCTGCTCCATCAACGGTTGAAACAGGACGGGTGCCAGGTCGACTTGGCGGTGCGCCGGTCCGGGTACGTCATGGACGCACTGGTCACGACCGGCACCGGGGCGGAAACCGCGGTCGTCCTCGACACCGGGGCCGCGTCGGCGGCGGAGTTCGCCCGCCATCTCCGGCTCCAACAGCGGCGTGCGGCGCTGCTGACAGCACCCGATACGCAGCGGGAAGGGTATCGCCTGCCCGCCTGGCAACTGTTCGCGAATCGGCCGACTCCGCAGGTCGAGGCTTAG
- a CDS encoding cysteine dioxygenase, giving the protein MTTSLPVKLKHAKDLHPDLDLPLLDDLVRADRTLWTPDELHELTSVVTRELTVPLLDMVRFDPAQRWWVRLALTMGVELWLLSWMPGQGTEPHDHGGASGSFTVLHGELDEEFAFPHSPVRAAQRRAGSTVAFGPERAHRLRNTGAHDAATVHAYSPPLRPMREYRTLADVSGA; this is encoded by the coding sequence GTGACCACGTCACTGCCGGTGAAATTGAAGCACGCCAAAGACCTGCACCCTGATCTCGATCTGCCGCTGCTCGACGATCTCGTTCGAGCGGATCGCACCCTGTGGACCCCCGATGAACTGCACGAACTCACCAGCGTGGTGACGCGCGAGCTGACCGTGCCGCTGCTCGACATGGTGCGTTTCGATCCGGCGCAACGCTGGTGGGTGCGGCTGGCGCTGACGATGGGCGTCGAGTTGTGGCTGCTGTCCTGGATGCCGGGGCAGGGGACCGAACCGCACGATCACGGCGGCGCCTCGGGTTCGTTCACGGTCCTGCACGGCGAACTCGACGAGGAATTCGCGTTTCCGCACAGTCCGGTCCGTGCCGCTCAGCGTCGCGCGGGGAGCACGGTGGCGTTCGGTCCGGAGCGGGCGCACCGGCTGCGCAACACCGGCGCCCACGACGCCGCGACGGTGCACGCCTACTCGCCGCCGCTGCGGCCGATGCGTGAATACCGCACTCTCGCAGATGTTTCCGGCGCATGA
- the rlmN gene encoding 23S rRNA (adenine(2503)-C(2))-methyltransferase RlmN, whose product MTVSLPLVFDAPRRGMPPRHLADLDAEGRRAAVEELGLPKFRADQIARQYYGRLQADPEQMTDLPAQVREKIGEALFPPLMSVVKHVACDAGETRKTLWRAGDGTLLESVLMRYPDRATLCISSQAGCGMACPFCATGQGGLNRNLSTAEIVDQVRAAAAAMRDGEVTGGPGRLSNIVFMGMGEPLANYKRVVAAVRRITSPAPDGFGISQRNVVVSTVGLAPAIRKLADEDLSVTLAVSLHTPDDELRDTLVPVNNRWPVAEVLDAARYYADKSGRRVSIEYALIRDINDQPWRADMLGSKLHKALGSRVHVNVIPLNPTPGSKWDASPKPVEAEFVRRVNAQGVPCTVRDTRGQEIAAACGQLAAEG is encoded by the coding sequence ATGACCGTCTCCCTGCCCCTCGTTTTCGATGCCCCGCGCCGTGGCATGCCGCCGCGGCACCTCGCCGACCTCGACGCCGAGGGCAGGCGGGCGGCCGTCGAGGAGCTGGGACTGCCGAAGTTCCGCGCCGACCAGATCGCCCGCCAGTACTACGGCAGGCTGCAAGCCGACCCGGAACAGATGACCGACCTGCCCGCACAGGTGCGCGAGAAAATCGGCGAGGCACTGTTCCCGCCGCTGATGTCGGTCGTCAAACACGTCGCCTGCGATGCGGGTGAAACCCGAAAGACGTTGTGGCGCGCGGGCGATGGCACACTGCTCGAAAGCGTGCTCATGCGCTACCCCGACCGGGCGACGCTGTGCATCTCCAGCCAAGCCGGCTGCGGCATGGCGTGCCCGTTCTGCGCGACCGGCCAGGGCGGCCTGAACCGCAACCTGTCCACCGCCGAAATCGTCGACCAGGTCCGCGCCGCGGCGGCCGCCATGCGCGACGGCGAAGTCACCGGCGGCCCCGGCCGACTCTCCAACATCGTCTTCATGGGCATGGGTGAGCCGCTGGCCAACTACAAGCGCGTCGTCGCCGCGGTCCGCCGGATCACCTCGCCCGCGCCGGACGGTTTCGGCATCTCCCAACGCAACGTCGTCGTCTCCACCGTCGGCCTGGCTCCTGCCATCCGCAAACTCGCCGACGAAGATCTCTCCGTCACCCTCGCCGTTTCTTTGCACACCCCCGACGACGAACTCCGTGACACCCTCGTCCCGGTCAACAACCGTTGGCCGGTCGCGGAGGTTCTCGATGCCGCTCGCTACTACGCCGACAAGTCGGGTCGTCGCGTCTCGATCGAATACGCGTTGATCCGCGATATCAACGACCAGCCCTGGCGCGCCGACATGTTGGGCTCCAAGTTGCACAAGGCGCTCGGCTCCCGCGTGCACGTGAATGTCATCCCGCTCAACCCCACCCCGGGAAGCAAATGGGATGCTTCGCCGAAACCTGTTGAAGCGGAGTTCGTTCGGCGCGTGAACGCCCAGGGTGTGCCTTGCACGGTGCGTGATACGCGTGGGCAGGAGATCGCTGCCGCTTGTGGGCAGCTGGCGGCTGAAGGTTAG
- a CDS encoding rhodanese-like domain-containing protein — protein MSAEELLARARANLVRVSPEQAESLRTTGALLVDIRPYANRSEEGEIPGAVVVERIVLEWRLDPHGDHRLPGLTPDTPVVIFCNEGYASSFAARDARELGIRDATDLVGGFRAWKAAGLPVVEGGSPAVP, from the coding sequence ATGAGCGCCGAGGAGTTGCTCGCGCGGGCACGGGCGAACCTGGTGCGCGTCAGTCCCGAACAGGCCGAATCGCTGCGCACCACGGGTGCCCTGCTGGTCGACATCCGGCCTTACGCGAACCGGTCGGAAGAGGGCGAGATTCCCGGCGCGGTCGTGGTCGAACGCATCGTCCTGGAATGGCGCCTCGACCCGCACGGCGACCATCGGCTCCCCGGCCTCACCCCGGACACGCCGGTCGTGATCTTCTGCAACGAGGGCTACGCCTCCAGCTTCGCCGCCCGCGACGCCCGCGAACTAGGCATTCGTGACGCCACCGACTTAGTGGGTGGCTTCCGCGCGTGGAAAGCCGCCGGACTGCCGGTAGTCGAGGGCGGCTCCCCGGCCGTACCGTAG
- the tsf gene encoding translation elongation factor Ts: MANYTAADVKRLRELTGSGMMDCKNALAETDGDFDKAVEILRIKGAKDVGKRAERTTAEGLVAAKGGVMVELNSETDFVAKNAEFQELADQIVTAAATAKPADLDALKALDLGGKTADEAVQALAAKIGEKLELRRVIALDGPVATYLHKRASDLPPAVGVLIEYQGEGDAAAEAARAAAMQVAALKAKYVTRDEVPADVVENERRIAEQTAREEGKPEAALPKITEGRVNGFFKDVVLLEQSSVTDSKKTVKALLDEAGVTVTRFARFEVGSN, encoded by the coding sequence ATGGCGAACTACACCGCTGCCGATGTGAAGCGGCTCCGGGAGCTCACCGGCTCCGGAATGATGGATTGTAAGAACGCGCTGGCCGAGACCGACGGCGACTTCGACAAGGCCGTCGAGATCCTGCGCATCAAGGGCGCGAAGGACGTCGGCAAGCGTGCCGAGCGGACCACTGCCGAAGGCCTGGTCGCCGCCAAGGGCGGCGTGATGGTCGAGCTCAACTCCGAGACCGACTTCGTCGCCAAGAACGCGGAGTTCCAGGAGCTGGCCGACCAGATCGTGACCGCCGCCGCGACCGCCAAGCCCGCCGACCTGGACGCGCTGAAGGCCCTCGACCTCGGTGGCAAGACCGCCGACGAGGCCGTGCAGGCGCTCGCCGCGAAGATCGGCGAGAAGCTCGAGCTGCGTCGCGTGATCGCGCTCGACGGCCCGGTCGCCACCTACCTGCACAAGCGGGCCTCGGATCTGCCGCCGGCCGTCGGCGTGCTGATCGAGTACCAGGGCGAGGGTGACGCGGCCGCCGAGGCCGCCCGTGCCGCCGCCATGCAGGTCGCCGCGCTCAAGGCGAAGTACGTGACCCGCGACGAGGTTCCGGCCGATGTCGTGGAGAACGAGCGTCGCATCGCCGAGCAGACCGCGCGCGAGGAGGGCAAGCCCGAGGCCGCCCTCCCGAAGATCACCGAAGGCCGCGTCAACGGCTTCTTCAAGGACGTCGTGCTGCTGGAGCAGTCGTCGGTCACCGATTCGAAGAAGACCGTCAAGGCCCTGCTGGACGAGGCCGGTGTCACCGTGACCCGCTTCGCCCGCTTCGAGGTCGGCTCCAACTGA
- a CDS encoding MarR family transcriptional regulator, giving the protein MSAKRLAHAEVAVLAYLLGNPTPQRQVHIAAATGVTQARISQILTAADANGWTERSADGWQVRRPRELFDRLVAARAPRQEAVEAWYSLDSAQRQIELVLEQASAQRVSVRVCGDWAADLVAPWRIPDIVLIHADSRLELESAGFVRVETDPSDATLVVSVGAISPGWHLDSRLAAAMGGPRDLAWPLAPVIEVARHILTVGGPDAVDAVAELEQRFLSARADLEVESCTS; this is encoded by the coding sequence ATGTCGGCGAAACGTTTGGCGCACGCGGAGGTCGCGGTGCTGGCCTACCTCCTCGGCAACCCCACGCCGCAACGCCAAGTCCACATCGCCGCGGCCACCGGAGTCACCCAGGCGCGTATCTCGCAGATTCTGACCGCGGCAGACGCGAACGGCTGGACCGAACGGTCCGCTGACGGCTGGCAGGTCCGGCGACCTCGCGAATTGTTCGATCGTTTGGTTGCGGCCCGTGCGCCGCGGCAGGAAGCCGTCGAAGCCTGGTACAGCCTCGACAGCGCGCAACGGCAGATCGAGCTGGTGCTGGAACAAGCTTCGGCGCAGCGGGTCTCGGTCCGGGTCTGCGGTGATTGGGCAGCCGACCTCGTCGCGCCGTGGCGGATCCCCGACATCGTGCTGATTCATGCCGACAGCCGCCTCGAACTGGAAAGTGCCGGGTTCGTCCGGGTCGAGACCGATCCGTCCGATGCGACCCTGGTGGTCAGTGTCGGTGCGATTTCGCCGGGCTGGCATCTGGATTCGCGGCTCGCGGCCGCAATGGGCGGCCCGCGGGATCTGGCATGGCCGCTCGCGCCGGTCATCGAGGTAGCCAGGCACATCCTGACCGTCGGCGGTCCCGACGCCGTCGATGCGGTCGCCGAATTGGAACAGCGATTTCTCAGCGCGCGCGCCGACCTCGAGGTCGAGTCGTGTACGAGCTGA
- a CDS encoding LapA family protein: MSTNPDHLPEPDPDLTDERTAPTPDPVAPPATTGPTTTVPTKHRQSLSSRTGNTWVALIAGALILIVLLVFILQNLDQVNVGLFFWHFSLPLGVAVLLSVIGGALVMALVGGVRILQLRRAAKK; the protein is encoded by the coding sequence ATGTCGACCAATCCTGACCACCTGCCGGAGCCCGATCCCGATCTGACGGACGAGCGCACCGCCCCCACCCCCGACCCGGTCGCCCCACCTGCGACAACCGGGCCGACGACCACGGTTCCGACCAAGCATCGCCAGTCGCTGTCTTCCCGCACGGGCAACACCTGGGTGGCCTTGATCGCGGGCGCATTGATCCTGATCGTCCTGCTGGTTTTCATCCTGCAGAACCTCGATCAGGTGAACGTGGGCCTGTTCTTCTGGCACTTCTCGCTGCCGCTCGGTGTCGCGGTTCTGCTGTCGGTGATCGGCGGCGCACTCGTCATGGCCCTCGTCGGCGGTGTCCGCATCCTCCAATTGCGCCGCGCCGCCAAGAAGTAG
- a CDS encoding DUF5997 family protein, producing MKPLTAANKLGIYLPAAPESFRTTPLSRADLEALRTDPPEWLTELRRTGPFPRDITARKLGISNSGLSRAGVADALTADEIAALLADPPEWLTRERETYAEVRKENERIATKEAERRAATNRPAKNRF from the coding sequence ATGAAGCCGTTGACCGCAGCCAACAAGCTGGGCATCTATCTTCCCGCTGCTCCCGAATCTTTCCGGACCACTCCCCTGTCCCGCGCCGACCTCGAGGCCTTGCGCACCGATCCCCCGGAGTGGCTCACCGAACTCCGCCGCACCGGCCCCTTCCCACGCGACATCACCGCCCGCAAACTCGGCATCTCCAACTCCGGCCTCTCCCGCGCCGGCGTCGCCGACGCCCTCACCGCCGACGAGATCGCCGCCCTCCTCGCCGACCCGCCGGAATGGCTGACCCGCGAACGCGAGACCTACGCCGAAGTCCGCAAGGAAAACGAGCGCATCGCCACCAAGGAAGCCGAGCGCCGCGCCGCCACCAACCGCCCAGCCAAGAACCGCTTCTGA